CTGTGGCGGGACGTCGTCTCGCGGCATTCCAACGTGGTGTTCACCTTCGGCGGCCACGTCTTCGGTGACGGTGCCGAGACGACGATCGACTCGAACGCCTACGGCTACGACGTCTACCAGATGCTGGTGAATTACCAGGGCGGCGTCTCGACCGAGATCACCGGGGCGGGCCTCTCCAGCCAGGGGGCCAACGGCGGCAACGGCGCGATCCGCCTGGTGACGATCGACCCGGAGAACGACGCGGTCTACACCGAGACCTACTTCTCCGAACTCGACACCTACTTCACCGCCGTGCGCGGGTCCGAGGAGTTGGACCGCGACGGCCTGACCGGCCCCTACAAGGGCCACGAGGAGACCATCGAGAACGCCGGCATCGGCCAGCGTGACGCCGAGACGGTCGCCGAAGCCGGGGACGACCAGATCGTACGGGCACAGGCCGGCGCCGAGACGGCCGAGGTGACGCTCTCGGCCGCCTTCACCGTCGACCAGCAGAACGACGTCACCGCCTACGTCTGGCGCGATGGCGACGGCAACGTGGTCGCCCGCGGTCTGGAGCCGACCGTCGCGATGAAAGCCGGCGTCCATGACGTGACGCTCACGGTCGAGACCGCGCACGGCGTGTCCTCGACCGACACGACGCGCGTCATCGTCGAGACCGACGCCACCTACTTCTCGGACGACTTCAACGACGGCGACGCCGCCGGCTGGAAGGCTCCCACCGACATCGACACCAGCGGCCTCCTCACCTTCGGGAGCGACGTCGAGCTCGGCCTGCCGGCGATCGAGGACGGGGTCGGCGCCAGCGCCGTCACGATCGGCGCCCTCGGTTCGTCCGAGGCCATCAAGGTGTCCGCCGACGGCGCGACGGGGGCTGTCGCGCAGTACACGCTGGTCTACGACATCTACGTCGCCAGCGGGCAGGAGTCCGGCTACACCGCGCTCCTCCAGACCGACATGACCAACGCGAGTGACGCCGAGTTCTTCCTCAACGACAAGGGGGACGGCACCGCCGGTGTCGGCATCTCCGGCACCTATGAGGGCGCGTTCGCGTACGATGCGTGGAACCGGCTCGCGGTGACCTTCAGCGTCGTCGACGGCGCGCACGTCATGACGAAATATATCAACGGCGAGAAGGTCGGCACCCAGGTGGTCGACGACGACGTCAGCGACGGGTCGCGCTGGGCCTTCGACGCCGAGGACGGCTTCTATATCCTTTCCGACGACAGCGACGAGACCAACGAGGTGTCGCTCGGCGCCTTCACCTTCGTCGACGGCGTGGCGACGGACGATGAGATCGCCGCGCTCGGCGGCGTGGATGCCGACGGGCCGGTCGACGGGATCGGCGGCTTCAGCACACAGTGGACCTTCGACGGTTCGCTGGACGCGGCCGACTACGGGCCCGGCTCCATGGAACTCGCCGGCATCCGCACCCTGAACACGCCGTTCGACGTGAAGGGCTCGGCCAACTCACGCGAGCAGGCGCCGGGCGTCGACGGGGTCGAAGGCGCGCTCTACGACCTGTCCGAGACCGCCGACAACGTCTTCGTGCGCGAGGGCGAGCTGATCGGCGACATGGTCCTGCAGACCACGATGATGTCGCTGTCCAATCATACGATGGGCGTCGTCTTCCGTTACGACGAGGTCAGCGGCGACCACTACCGCCTGCAGATCTCCAATGCCGACAACGTCCGCCAGCTCGTTCGCGTCGAGGACGGCGAAGAGACGGTGATCGCCGAAGAGGCCGGCGGCTACACCTTCTACGACGAGGTCGACGTGAAGATCACCGCCGAGGGCGGGGCGATCGGCGTGTCGCTGGACGGGGTGCAGCTCTTCGGCGGTATCGTCACGGACACCGACCCGCTGGCGGCCGGCACCGTCGGCTTCTACTCCTCCGACAACGACGGCTCGATCTTCGACGACATCACCGTGCGAGCGCCGGGCGACGAGGCGGACGCCGGCGCCGACATCCGCGTCGTCGACTTCGACGGTGACGGCGTGGAGACGGTCCGCGTCGACGCCTCGATGTCGACCGGCTCCACCCCGGTCTTCACGCTCGAGGACGACCGACTCACCGGCGAGGTGCTGGTGCGCGAGTTCGCGGCGGGAGAGACCGCCGTCACCGTGACCGTGGGCGACGATCGCGACACGATGGTCGTCGACGTCGTCAGCGGCGAGCGGCTCGTCGTCGCCGAGACCTTCGACGACGGGTCGATGGACGGGTGGCTCATCGTCGACACCACCGAGTTCGACGGCGCGGGCAAGGCGGCCGAAGGCTCCGCCGACTGGGCCGTCGTCGACGGGGCGCTGGTGGAGCAGGAAGGCGCATATAGCCGCGAGCTGACTTGGGATTATGCCAGCACGTCGGACGTGTGGGAGCGAGGCTGGTCGCCTCATGGCGACGGTGTCTACGCCCTGCACAAGGGGACCTATGCGCTCTACGAGGGCGACACCGCGCTCACCGACTATGCCATCGAGGCGGACGTCACCGCTCCCGAAGGCGAGGACGGCGGCGTCGGCTTCATGCTGAACTACGTCGATGCGGACAACTACTACAAGCTCGAGATCGACGCCCACGCCGACCTCGCGTCCCTCGTCGAGGTGGTGGACGGCTACGAGGCCTTCATCGGCCGCGTGCGCACCACTTACACGCCGGGCGACACCTTCCACCTCGCCGCGGAGAGCGTGGACGGGACCATGCAGGTCACCGTCGACGGGCATGAGCTCTTCGCCTACGACCTGGAGGCGCGGTACGCCGAAGCGGGTGCGGCGGGCGTCTACTCCTGGGGCGTCGCCGGCGCCACGTTCGACAACGTCGCCATCATCGACCTCTCCGAGGCGGCGGCGCCCGCCGGCATCGTCGTCGACACGCTGCGCGACCGGGTGGCGGACGACGGCGTCACCTCGCTGCGCGAGGCGGTGGCGCTGGCCAATGCGGCCGAGGGGGCGGACACGATCGTCTTCGACGCGGCACTCGCCGGCGGTACGATGGCGCTGCGCAACGGCACGCTCGACCTGACCGACGACGTGGCGATCGCCGGCGCGCAGGTGACGATCGACGCCAACCGCACCGGGCGCATCTTCGCCATCGCGGACGGGACCACGGTGGAACTGGCCGACCTCGGCTTGGAAGAGGGCCGCATCGTGATGCGCCCGGTGGCGGACGCGGACGGCGGCGCGATCCTCGCCGGCGACGACGTCACGCTGACGCTCACCGACGTCGACATGAGCGGCCACACGGCGTTTTCCGACGGCGGCGCGATCGCGATGGGCGACGGGGCGACGATCTCGATCGTCGGCGGCGAATACGAGGGCAACCGCGCGCTCGGCCATGGCGGCGTGATCGCGGCCGGCGATGGTGCCAGCCTGGCGGTCGACGGGGCGATGTTCGCGCGCAATGCGGCGAGCGGCAGTGGCGGCGTGTTCGCGCTCGGCGACGACGCGGTCGTGCACCTCGCCGACATGGGCGCGGCCGCAAACACCGCGTGGGGCGAAGGCGGCGTGCTCTGGGCCGGCGACGGGACGAGCCTCACGGTCGACGGCGGCGAATACACCCGCAACAAGGCCGTCGCCCACGGCGGCGTGTTCGCCTTCGGCGAAGGCGTTGCGGCGAACCTCTCGGACGCCACTTTCACCGGCAACCGCGCGGTGGCGGGGGAGAGCGACGGCGGCGTGCTCCACGTGGCGGGCGGCCAGGCGACGATCGACGGATCGGGGCTGGAGGCGGTGCGCAATAGCGCCGGCGGCAACGGCGGTGTCTTCGCCATCGGCGAGGCGGAGGGCGCGGCGCTGGACCTCTCGCTCGCCGGCAGCACGCTGATCAACAACATCGCGGGCGGCGAGGGCGGGGTGGTCTTCGCCGGCGACGGTGCGACCATCGAGGTGACGGGCAGCGACCTGCGCCGCAACATCGCCGGCGAAAACGGCGGAGTGATCGCGGTCGACGACGATGCGGCGGTCACGTTCGACGACGACGTCCTGCGCTTCAACCGTGCCGGCGAGGACGGGCCGGTGCTGCACCACGGCGACGACCTCACGCTGGTCGGCGACATCTCCCAGTGGGGCGACTTCGCATTGATCTGATGCCGCCCGGCCCATCGGCCGGACGTTGGATGGAGACAGGAGGAGAACCGCGGCGGCGAACCCGCCGCGGTTCCGGCGTCGGCCGATGGACGCGCGGCGCGGCTGGGGGCGGTGAGCCGCCGCGGGCCGGGCGCGAATTTCGGATAAGCGGAGCCGCGATAGGAGGTTACGGCGCCGGCCCTCGTCCGGCACGGCGGCGCGCCGCGAACAATCGCACAAGTTCGCGCAAGATCAGGCCGCCCGAGTGGCGGAGTTGCCACACATGATGAGGGCGGCCGGCACCCCCGCGCATCTGCCGCGGTTGTGATTATCCTCCGCCCCGAAATCATGGTGCCTCGGTGGAAATGACAACCTGCCGATGGGAGCGTTGCACCGGCACAGTCTCGAAGCCTCCGGAGTTCGGCGGTTCCGGGCGACGCCGTGGCGCTCCGATCCGCGACCGAGTGCGACCGCATCCTATGACCGACACGCCGGCATCGACGACCCCGCAGCACACGTGCGCCGGGACGCTTCGTCTCGCGCTTCTCCTTTCGGCATCGGCGCTCGGCATCCTCGCCGCATCGCCGGCCGGCGCGCAGAACTACTCGTGCCCGGCCCCGTCGCCCGCGACCGACACCGAACCCGCGACCTGCACTATCCCGGACACCGCGGCGATCTCGAATGTGACGGTTTTGGCGGACCCGGTCGGGGTGCAGTCGGACTATGTCCTGACCAACAACGCCGCCATCACCTCGGACCAGGAAGAGATCCTCGAGGTCAACATCGTCGGCAACAACGGGATCGGCGACGTCGAGGGGGCGGACGACGAGAAGGGCACTGCGGTCTACGGCGGGACCACGACGCTGACGAACAACGGCGCCATCACCGCGCTGGGCGGCACTGCCCCGGAGATCCGCCCGATCTTCGTGACCCAGCAGGGCGGCAACGGCGTCCAGCCCTCGGGCCTCGGCAACAACGGCGGCCGCGGCGGCGACGGCGGTATCGTCACCGTGACCAACAACGGGACCATCACGATCACCGGCAGCGGCACCATCGATCCGGTCGCGGCCCGCGCCATCCTCGCCCAGTCGATCGCGGGCGACGGCGGTCCCCAGGGCAACGGCGCGCGCGACGAGCGTGGCGGCAACGGCGGCGACGCCAAGGACGTCACCGTCAACAACAACGCGGCGATCACCATCGGTTCGGCGGACACGCCGTTGCTCGGGACGAACTTCGCCCGCGCGATCGAGGCGGGCGGCAACGGCGGCACCGGCGGGCCGGACAACGGCTCGGGCGGCACCGGCGCGCAGCCGACCGTCACCAACACCGCCGACATCTCGATCTACTGGGCCGGCGACGAGACCACCGACGGCGTAATTGGCATCTACGGCTACAGCACGGGCAATGTCGGCGACACGTCGAACGACAATTCCGATCCGGGCGGGAAGGGCGAGGGGGGCAAGCACGTCGCCCTCACCAACAGCGCCGACATCACGATCGACGCCACGTTCTCCGCGCCTCCGGCGGCCCAGTCGGCGGCGATGATGGCACGGTCGACCGGCGGATCCGGAGGCGAATCGTCCAACAAGAACGTCGGCGGCGCCGGCGGGCCGGGCTCCTCGGACGCGACGACGAAGGTTTCCCACTCGGCCGGGACGATCACGGTCAGCGGGACCGACGTCAGCGGCATCGTCGCCTTGAGCGCGGGCGGCGACGGCGGCAGCGGCAACGGCGCCAGCGATTCGAGCGGCGGGGCCGGCGGCGCGGGCGGCGACATCGAGTTGGATATCCTCGCCGGGGGCCGCGTGGTCACCCGGGGGGCGAGCGGCTACGCCATGCTCGCCCAGTCGATCGGCGGCATCGGCGGGGGGAA
This portion of the Acuticoccus sp. I52.16.1 genome encodes:
- a CDS encoding LamG-like jellyroll fold domain-containing protein; amino-acid sequence: MARVYDAVELGTTTELNIPGIGGAEADILKVDALDHDQSLRIRPALGGDPIREWVIGFDLYVPSTTQSWIGLAQLGPDTDDGDIFLHDNSLGNGTLGIGISGQYDGEVAFDTWTRIVLGVSVVDGDTILTKYIDGQLVGTQNVGGTDRFEITRELGLTLFTDESKETAPLAVSDVFFSTDTDVEAVVAAGATAGAGGFFAEQPSAGAIEIDFAGADVTPRYGAASVDLEGFGFGSPERVGESILAHPSQLGIEGPGGEDIPVLAFSAYTAREGISVTMPDISQKVTSFTAVWDVRLDAVTDGRVSLLQTAFANVGDGDLFVDSDMGLGLDGEYSGTVPVAEWSRIAITVEDQGDGTSTLSKYIDGELVGTQTVDTDRFTLSPNEKFFILSDADGETGTGALAHFGLSPLPLSAEEVAALGPVDGDGPFDEPELLPGQVEVAPVQLMEEGRGGVGGFYAKDTVATDGLTFETSMSFKIIDEVGKSADGFAMRIDGPRSGNYLGGGGGNMGIPDGNVPIVSIIFDLFANDPETSDNAMRIVVGHGARDAGVVSVTELPFQLDGGETLHAWVDYDGTTMRVYLNDEDVKPSTPLMETEIDLEAVIGDTARFGVAGATGWDTTTQRITSFEVSTNAAGGPDGELLSTATDQITLVGSAERLYPLVLDEDAPLQIGFDDREPTIEFGFSSVELTDVIAVAEPIKDLLVTPDTASATYDLATVFGAGSHDYSVTNSNGDVVEATIADGVLSLDFGATYDYADLVVTGTTAEGVTLTDNVRVRVAGENAYTFAIVPDTQDYPNGDSASPEAMNQMFQWLADNAENKGIGFVSSVGDIVNNNTDAEWEVAFEAFDNLRKAGVPFSVVPGNHDIGTNGKSDVRDTDNMNDAFSVTYMSQDPTYGGGYDQEPDRIDNNYHLYDAPDGTGWIILNLEFGQRDDVMRWADDVLTEHADRNAIVIEHASTNFDGRLDAIGDEVAAEPAGYDYGLQDSDEGAWDGEMLWRDVVSRHSNVVFTFGGHVFGDGAETTIDSNAYGYDVYQMLVNYQGGVSTEITGAGLSSQGANGGNGAIRLVTIDPENDAVYTETYFSELDTYFTAVRGSEELDRDGLTGPYKGHEETIENAGIGQRDAETVAEAGDDQIVRAQAGAETAEVTLSAAFTVDQQNDVTAYVWRDGDGNVVARGLEPTVAMKAGVHDVTLTVETAHGVSSTDTTRVIVETDATYFSDDFNDGDAAGWKAPTDIDTSGLLTFGSDVELGLPAIEDGVGASAVTIGALGSSEAIKVSADGATGAVAQYTLVYDIYVASGQESGYTALLQTDMTNASDAEFFLNDKGDGTAGVGISGTYEGAFAYDAWNRLAVTFSVVDGAHVMTKYINGEKVGTQVVDDDVSDGSRWAFDAEDGFYILSDDSDETNEVSLGAFTFVDGVATDDEIAALGGVDADGPVDGIGGFSTQWTFDGSLDAADYGPGSMELAGIRTLNTPFDVKGSANSREQAPGVDGVEGALYDLSETADNVFVREGELIGDMVLQTTMMSLSNHTMGVVFRYDEVSGDHYRLQISNADNVRQLVRVEDGEETVIAEEAGGYTFYDEVDVKITAEGGAIGVSLDGVQLFGGIVTDTDPLAAGTVGFYSSDNDGSIFDDITVRAPGDEADAGADIRVVDFDGDGVETVRVDASMSTGSTPVFTLEDDRLTGEVLVREFAAGETAVTVTVGDDRDTMVVDVVSGERLVVAETFDDGSMDGWLIVDTTEFDGAGKAAEGSADWAVVDGALVEQEGAYSRELTWDYASTSDVWERGWSPHGDGVYALHKGTYALYEGDTALTDYAIEADVTAPEGEDGGVGFMLNYVDADNYYKLEIDAHADLASLVEVVDGYEAFIGRVRTTYTPGDTFHLAAESVDGTMQVTVDGHELFAYDLEARYAEAGAAGVYSWGVAGATFDNVAIIDLSEAAAPAGIVVDTLRDRVADDGVTSLREAVALANAAEGADTIVFDAALAGGTMALRNGTLDLTDDVAIAGAQVTIDANRTGRIFAIADGTTVELADLGLEEGRIVMRPVADADGGAILAGDDVTLTLTDVDMSGHTAFSDGGAIAMGDGATISIVGGEYEGNRALGHGGVIAAGDGASLAVDGAMFARNAASGSGGVFALGDDAVVHLADMGAAANTAWGEGGVLWAGDGTSLTVDGGEYTRNKAVAHGGVFAFGEGVAANLSDATFTGNRAVAGESDGGVLHVAGGQATIDGSGLEAVRNSAGGNGGVFAIGEAEGAALDLSLAGSTLINNIAGGEGGVVFAGDGATIEVTGSDLRRNIAGENGGVIAVDDDAAVTFDDDVLRFNRAGEDGPVLHHGDDLTLVGDISQWGDFALI